Proteins encoded within one genomic window of Terriglobales bacterium:
- the lepB gene encoding signal peptidase I produces the protein MTNEDHRTSQAQPGAAAPAAPPARGKRSGEVLRTWVRDLLISLALSGFVILFLYQPVKVEGNSMLPGLQDQERIFINKFVYQLEPIERGDIVVFRYPRDPSKSYIKRVVGVAGDRIRIERGRVYVNGQALPEPYVPSSYVDGHNFPELVVPAHSYYVLGDHRTMSNDSREFGPVDESYIYGKAVFVYWPMDKMGMLK, from the coding sequence ATGACCAACGAAGACCATCGCACCTCCCAGGCGCAGCCGGGCGCCGCCGCGCCGGCTGCTCCACCGGCGCGGGGAAAGCGGAGCGGCGAGGTGCTGCGCACCTGGGTGCGCGACCTGCTGATCTCGCTGGCCCTCTCCGGCTTCGTCATCCTCTTCCTGTACCAGCCGGTGAAGGTGGAAGGCAACAGCATGCTGCCGGGGTTGCAGGACCAGGAGCGCATCTTCATCAACAAGTTCGTGTACCAGCTGGAGCCCATCGAGCGCGGCGACATCGTGGTCTTCCGCTATCCCCGGGACCCCTCCAAGAGCTACATCAAGCGGGTGGTGGGGGTGGCCGGCGACCGCATCCGCATCGAGCGTGGCAGGGTATACGTCAACGGGCAGGCGCTGCCCGAGCCCTACGTGCCCTCCAGCTACGTGGACGGCCACAACTTCCCGGAGCTGGTCGTGCCCGCCCACAGCTACTACGTGCTGGGCGACCACCGCACCATGTCCAACGACAGCCGCGAGTTCGGTCCCGTGGACGAGAGCTACATCTACGGCAAGGCCGTCTTCGTCTACTGGCCCATGGACAAGATGGGAATGCTGAAATAG